The Candidatus Mycolicibacterium alkanivorans genome contains a region encoding:
- a CDS encoding tyrosine-type recombinase/integrase, with amino-acid sequence MAGSAALTVVTGCTPVRPEPALFDAMLDGWRSQQLARRLGESIIGARERTVRRFGEFTGGWPWSWTAGQLESWIATGGWAHSTVRSYQGAVAVFLEYVCDSRYGWVVECEQRVGARPAQICHEWNTARHVCEYEGRPARRPLTRAELQAFFDAADDRAEQAITSGRKGWLAAFRDAALFKVCYAFGLRRREVAMLDVTDFTANPAAPELGGLGVCQVRFGKAMRGSPPRRRSVAAVMPWALEALEQYLTLVRPRYAAAAHPALWLTERGGRISPRQVDDRFARWRAAAGLPAELSVHCLRHSYVSHLIEDGVDPLFVQQQVGHSWASTTAVYTQVGADAKNRMLRAALDAAFGAESSPG; translated from the coding sequence GTGGCTGGTTCGGCTGCGTTGACGGTGGTGACGGGTTGCACCCCGGTGCGTCCGGAGCCGGCGTTGTTCGACGCGATGCTGGACGGGTGGCGGTCGCAGCAGCTGGCCCGGCGGTTGGGCGAGTCGATTATCGGTGCGCGGGAACGCACGGTCCGCCGGTTCGGCGAGTTCACCGGTGGCTGGCCGTGGTCCTGGACGGCGGGACAGTTGGAGTCGTGGATCGCGACCGGCGGGTGGGCGCATTCCACGGTCCGCAGCTACCAGGGCGCGGTAGCGGTGTTCCTGGAGTATGTGTGCGACAGCAGGTACGGCTGGGTCGTCGAGTGTGAGCAGCGGGTCGGTGCGCGGCCGGCGCAGATCTGTCACGAGTGGAACACCGCCCGGCACGTGTGCGAATACGAGGGGCGTCCGGCCCGGCGGCCGTTGACCCGGGCGGAGCTGCAGGCGTTCTTCGACGCTGCCGACGACCGGGCCGAACAGGCCATCACCTCGGGCCGCAAGGGATGGCTGGCCGCGTTCCGGGACGCCGCGCTGTTCAAGGTCTGCTATGCGTTCGGGTTACGGCGGCGGGAGGTCGCGATGCTGGATGTGACCGACTTCACGGCGAACCCGGCTGCCCCCGAGTTGGGTGGGCTGGGCGTGTGCCAGGTGCGGTTCGGCAAGGCGATGCGCGGCTCCCCGCCGCGACGCCGGTCGGTCGCCGCGGTGATGCCGTGGGCACTCGAGGCGTTGGAGCAGTACCTGACCCTGGTGCGGCCGCGGTACGCCGCGGCGGCGCATCCGGCGCTGTGGTTGACCGAACGGGGCGGCCGGATCTCGCCGCGGCAGGTCGATGACCGGTTCGCCCGGTGGCGGGCGGCGGCCGGCCTGCCGGCCGAGTTGTCGGTCCACTGCCTGCGTCATTCCTATGTCTCCCACCTGATCGAGGACGGGGTCGACCCGTTGTTCGTGCAGCAGCAGGTCGGGCATTCCTGGGCGTCCACGACGGCGGTGTACACGCAGGTCGGCGCGGACGCCAAGAACCGGATGTTGCGGGCCGCGTTGGATGCCGCGTTCGGTGCGGAATCATCACCGGGGTGA
- a CDS encoding helix-turn-helix domain-containing protein: MSVQVGYHWHLRARMAAAGMFATTDLVPLLAERGVVLSREQVYRLVARVPERLSLTTLAALCDILSCTPADLIEPYRPTRSRPTRRDQAGPAAPQRPTRARVLPDTGR; the protein is encoded by the coding sequence GTGAGCGTTCAGGTGGGGTATCACTGGCATCTGCGAGCCCGGATGGCGGCGGCCGGGATGTTCGCGACCACGGACCTGGTGCCGCTGCTGGCCGAACGGGGGGTCGTGCTGTCCCGGGAGCAGGTCTACCGGCTGGTGGCCCGGGTCCCGGAACGTTTGTCGCTGACCACGTTGGCGGCGTTGTGCGACATCCTGTCTTGCACCCCGGCCGATCTCATCGAGCCCTACCGGCCCACCCGTTCCCGCCCGACCCGACGTGACCAGGCCGGGCCGGCCGCGCCGCAACGCCCGACCCGGGCCCGGGTGCTGCCCGACACCGGACGCTGA
- a CDS encoding DUF6262 family protein yields MRADNSSHLAAAAKQRHEQTRAKAIAALHDLDQAGAAISFQAVADRADVSRSWLYTQTDLKDEIRRIRARRQPTPGRLTRSPQPASDASLRQRLTLAHQRIRELDEDNHRLRSQIAHLHGQIRTSRTTPSKTLSTTQTP; encoded by the coding sequence ATGCGCGCTGACAACAGCTCTCACCTTGCTGCCGCGGCCAAACAGCGCCACGAACAGACCCGCGCCAAAGCGATCGCCGCCCTACACGACCTCGACCAGGCCGGAGCCGCGATCAGCTTCCAAGCCGTAGCCGACCGCGCCGATGTTTCACGCTCCTGGCTCTACACCCAAACCGACCTCAAAGACGAAATCCGCAGGATCCGTGCTCGGCGCCAACCCACGCCCGGCCGCCTCACGCGCTCACCCCAACCCGCCAGCGACGCATCACTGCGGCAACGACTTACCCTCGCTCACCAACGGATCCGCGAACTCGATGAGGATAACCATCGACTCCGCAGTCAAATAGCCCATCTCCACGGCCAAATCCGCACCAGCCGCACCACTCCGTCGAAGACACTGTCCACGACACAAACACCGTAG
- a CDS encoding ISAs1 family transposase, translated as MPALSVSPVDSITEALARWQSGERVRVLRTELLDVLAQVPDPRDARGVRYSLMALLAVAILATAAGMRSYAGFATWAASAPQDVLAQLGIRYRRPSEKTFRTVLSRLDAADLDRRLGAYFTALAVAQSAAGDALLVVALDGKTLRGARRAGAAAVHVVSVFAHHARLVLGQLAVADKSNEIPCVRALLRLFGHVRLLVTIDAMHTQTKTAKLICSTLKSHYLMTVKSNQPSLLARIKAMPWAQVPVTFAEPSERGHGRIETRTLKTLTASRGIGFPYAKQIAEVTRERVVTATGVRSIETVYAICSVAFEQAPPKLIASWLRRHWGIENSVHWVRDVSYDEDRSTVRTGTAPQTMAALRNTAMNLHRLAGATNIAEACRTTAFSSNNALQLFTNPHIPSSQAC; from the coding sequence GTGCCTGCCCTGTCAGTATCACCCGTGGACTCGATCACCGAGGCGTTGGCTCGCTGGCAATCCGGCGAACGCGTCCGTGTGCTGCGCACCGAGCTGTTGGACGTGCTGGCGCAGGTTCCTGATCCACGTGATGCACGTGGCGTGAGGTACTCATTGATGGCGCTGTTGGCGGTGGCGATCCTGGCTACGGCGGCCGGCATGCGCTCCTACGCGGGGTTCGCCACGTGGGCAGCGAGTGCACCGCAGGATGTTCTCGCGCAGTTGGGTATTCGGTATCGACGCCCGAGCGAGAAGACGTTTCGGACCGTACTGTCGCGTCTGGATGCCGCCGACCTGGACCGCCGCCTCGGTGCATACTTCACCGCGCTGGCTGTCGCGCAGTCCGCCGCCGGCGACGCGCTGTTGGTGGTGGCGCTGGATGGCAAGACGTTGCGAGGAGCACGCCGCGCCGGAGCGGCGGCGGTCCATGTGGTGTCGGTGTTCGCCCATCACGCCCGGCTGGTGCTCGGGCAGCTCGCCGTCGCGGACAAGAGCAACGAAATACCCTGCGTCCGTGCGCTACTCAGACTGTTTGGGCACGTCCGGCTCCTGGTGACCATCGACGCAATGCATACCCAGACCAAGACCGCCAAGCTGATCTGCAGCACCCTGAAATCCCACTACCTGATGACGGTGAAGTCGAATCAGCCCAGCCTGCTGGCCCGCATCAAGGCCATGCCGTGGGCGCAGGTGCCAGTTACCTTCGCCGAGCCGTCCGAACGCGGTCACGGCCGCATTGAAACACGAACACTCAAGACACTGACCGCATCCCGCGGAATCGGGTTTCCCTACGCCAAGCAGATCGCCGAGGTCACCCGTGAACGGGTCGTGACTGCCACCGGTGTTCGCTCGATCGAGACTGTCTATGCCATCTGCAGTGTTGCGTTCGAACAGGCCCCACCCAAGCTGATCGCCTCCTGGCTGCGCCGGCACTGGGGCATCGAGAATTCGGTGCACTGGGTACGTGATGTCAGTTACGACGAGGACCGCTCGACCGTGCGCACCGGCACCGCGCCCCAAACCATGGCCGCTCTACGTAACACCGCCATGAATCTGCACCGCCTCGCCGGAGCCACCAACATTGCCGAAGCCTGCCGCACAACGGCATTCAGCAGCAACAACGCCCTGCAACTCTTCACGAATCCACATATCCCCAGCTCACAGGCATGCTAA
- a CDS encoding site-specific integrase, producing the protein MRRSLTGIRHRRSTPFTSFNAGVSLQALMALLGHVSTQMSLRYAHLFDHTVRTEYERAPDLAKSHIGPLPTTGPQLPITDVTGARWKDAPAVKSRLAGGYCLRAPAQGSCPYANICENCPSFHTDSTHLGVLAAQRIDAQDLAADAEQRGWIDEAERHRKLVSRLDALIAQTETA; encoded by the coding sequence ATGAGACGCTCCCTCACCGGTATTCGACATAGACGATCAACGCCGTTCACCAGTTTCAACGCCGGAGTGTCGCTGCAGGCGTTGATGGCCCTGCTCGGACACGTCTCCACCCAGATGAGCCTGCGCTACGCCCACCTCTTCGACCACACCGTGCGCACCGAATACGAACGCGCCCCGGACCTGGCGAAAAGCCACATCGGACCGTTGCCCACCACCGGGCCCCAGCTGCCGATCACCGATGTCACCGGCGCCCGATGGAAGGACGCGCCGGCGGTCAAATCACGGCTCGCCGGTGGCTACTGCCTGCGCGCACCTGCGCAAGGTTCATGCCCCTATGCCAACATCTGCGAGAACTGCCCCAGTTTTCACACCGACTCCACCCACCTGGGAGTCCTTGCAGCCCAACGCATCGATGCACAGGATCTGGCCGCGGACGCAGAACAACGCGGCTGGATTGACGAAGCAGAACGGCATCGCAAACTCGTCTCCAGACTCGATGCGCTCATCGCCCAGACGGAGACCGCATGA